The Rhodospirillaceae bacterium genome has a segment encoding these proteins:
- the tsaB gene encoding tRNA (adenosine(37)-N6)-threonylcarbamoyltransferase complex dimerization subunit type 1 TsaB has product MARLLIFDTSCGACSVAVWSGDRAIAERYEAMPRGQAERLLPMIEEALAEAGMAWGRLDAVGVTRGPGAFTGIRIGLAAARGLALARSIPAIGISTFEALAIRAPAGCMVAIDTKRNDLYCQLFGPGGAAAGDPGILAPDEAIALAGAEGVPMVTDFPFSAASDAGTEGDRGPDGSLAGPPRAAAFASLIARRFEALGKDGRAGLAMPRPLYLRPPQAQLPEARRNAQLK; this is encoded by the coding sequence ATGGCCAGGCTCCTGATATTCGATACCAGTTGCGGCGCGTGCAGCGTCGCGGTCTGGTCGGGGGATCGCGCGATCGCCGAACGCTACGAGGCGATGCCGCGCGGACAGGCGGAGCGGCTCCTGCCGATGATCGAAGAGGCCCTGGCCGAGGCCGGGATGGCCTGGGGCCGGCTGGACGCCGTCGGCGTCACGCGCGGACCGGGCGCCTTTACCGGGATTCGCATCGGCCTGGCGGCGGCGCGCGGACTGGCCCTCGCCCGCAGCATTCCCGCAATCGGAATTTCGACCTTCGAGGCGCTGGCGATCCGGGCGCCGGCAGGCTGCATGGTCGCCATCGACACCAAACGCAACGATCTCTATTGCCAGTTGTTCGGTCCGGGCGGCGCGGCGGCCGGCGATCCCGGAATTCTCGCGCCGGATGAAGCCATCGCTCTGGCAGGGGCGGAAGGCGTTCCGATGGTAACGGATTTCCCCTTTTCGGCTGCAAGCGACGCCGGCACGGAAGGAGACCGAGGCCCGGACGGTTCGCTGGCGGGTCCGCCCCGTGCTGCGGCCTTCGCATCGCTGATCGCCCGGCGTTTCGAGGCCCTCGGCAAGGACGGGAGGGCCGGCCTTGCCATGCCGCGGCCGCTCTACCTCCGGCCGCCGCAAGCCCAGCTGCCGGAGGCCCGCCGCAACGCGCAACTCAAATGA
- a CDS encoding PhoH family protein: MSALCGAHDANLARLEQKTGVTIHARGNRLTVTGPEDAQVTAVSALKSLYRAASNGGAVAQPDVDAAIRMAGQPPDPEEAADVTIRTPKRTVSARSPGQAAYVRALRAYEMTFGLGPAGTGKTYLAVACAVNMMQSGQVERLILSRPAVEAGERLGFLPGDLREKVDPYLRPLYDALYEMLPGDRVMKKLESGEIEVAPLAFMRGRTLSNAFIILDEAQNTTPMQMKMLLTRLGENSRMVVTGDLSQVDLPRGVRSGLRDAVDIMDGMDGVGFAHFGHVDVVRHDLVSRIVQAYDARDNAQGRLNLEPEEEAPAR, encoded by the coding sequence ATGTCGGCCCTGTGCGGCGCTCACGACGCCAACCTGGCCCGGCTGGAACAAAAGACCGGCGTCACCATCCACGCCCGCGGCAACCGCCTCACGGTCACCGGGCCGGAAGACGCCCAGGTCACGGCGGTCAGCGCCCTGAAGTCCCTCTACAGGGCCGCGAGCAACGGCGGCGCGGTCGCCCAGCCGGACGTCGACGCCGCCATCCGTATGGCCGGACAGCCGCCGGACCCTGAGGAGGCCGCCGACGTCACGATCCGGACGCCGAAACGGACGGTGAGCGCCCGCTCGCCCGGTCAGGCCGCCTATGTCCGGGCGCTGCGGGCCTATGAAATGACGTTCGGACTCGGCCCGGCCGGCACCGGCAAGACCTATCTCGCGGTCGCCTGCGCGGTGAACATGATGCAGAGCGGGCAGGTCGAGCGGCTGATCCTGTCGCGGCCGGCGGTCGAGGCGGGCGAGCGCCTGGGCTTCCTGCCCGGCGACCTGCGCGAAAAGGTCGATCCCTATCTGCGGCCGCTCTACGATGCGCTCTACGAGATGCTGCCCGGCGACCGCGTCATGAAGAAGCTGGAGAGCGGCGAGATCGAGGTGGCGCCGCTCGCCTTCATGCGCGGGCGGACCCTGTCCAACGCCTTCATCATCCTCGACGAGGCGCAGAACACCACCCCGATGCAGATGAAGATGCTGCTGACGCGCCTCGGCGAGAATTCGCGCATGGTCGTGACCGGCGACCTCAGCCAGGTCGACCTGCCGCGCGGCGTCCGTTCCGGCCTGCGCGACGCCGTGGACATCATGGACGGCATGGACGGCGTGGGCTTCGCCCATTTCGGCCATGTCGATGTCGTACGGCACGATCTCGTTTCGAGAATCGTTCAGGCCTATGACGCAAGGGACAATGCCCAGGGCAGGCTGAACCTGGAACCGGAAGAGGAAGCGCCGGCGCGATGA
- a CDS encoding GNAT family N-acetyltransferase, protein MTPFPIADPRDAEGFAARQIDERVGRLRVRLAETEAEIDAALALRYRIFYEEMAARPTGEMARLKRDFDAFDAHCDHLIVLDEDLGVGPEGVVGTYRMLRRAGAERVGGFYSAAEYDIDRLVAEPGEILEMGRSCIDAAHRTRRAMQILWRGVSAYVLSNDIAFLFGCASLHGTDPEEVARPLAYLHHNHLAPERYRPVAVNDRYVDMNLLPADRIDRKAALRDLPPMIKGYLRLGGGIGDGAVIDHEFNTVDVCVVVDVAAVSDRYYKHYTRELDIPGRRAPGDAGGDAGGDATGAASGC, encoded by the coding sequence ATGACGCCGTTCCCCATCGCCGACCCGCGTGACGCCGAGGGTTTTGCCGCGCGCCAGATCGACGAGCGCGTCGGCCGGCTGCGGGTCCGGCTGGCCGAGACCGAAGCGGAAATCGATGCCGCCCTCGCGCTCCGGTATCGGATCTTCTACGAGGAAATGGCCGCCCGGCCGACCGGAGAGATGGCGCGGCTCAAGCGCGATTTCGACGCTTTCGACGCCCATTGCGATCATCTGATCGTGCTGGACGAAGATCTGGGCGTCGGGCCGGAAGGCGTCGTCGGCACCTATCGCATGCTGCGCCGGGCCGGCGCGGAGCGGGTCGGCGGCTTCTACTCCGCAGCGGAGTACGACATCGACCGGCTGGTGGCCGAGCCCGGCGAAATTCTCGAAATGGGCCGTTCCTGCATCGACGCCGCCCACCGGACAAGACGGGCCATGCAGATCCTTTGGCGCGGCGTATCGGCCTACGTCCTGTCGAACGACATTGCCTTCCTGTTCGGCTGCGCCAGCCTGCACGGCACCGACCCCGAAGAGGTCGCGCGGCCGCTCGCCTATCTGCACCACAACCACCTGGCGCCCGAGCGGTACCGGCCCGTCGCGGTCAATGACCGCTACGTCGATATGAATCTGCTGCCCGCCGACCGGATCGACAGGAAAGCGGCGTTGCGCGATCTGCCGCCGATGATCAAGGGATATCTGCGTCTCGGCGGCGGAATCGGCGACGGCGCGGTGATCGACCATGAATTCAATACGGTGGACGTTTGCGTCGTCGTCGATGTCGCCGCCGTCTCCGACCGGTACTACAAGCATTACACGCGCGAACTCGACATTCCGGGCCGGCGCGCTCCCGGTGACGCTGGGGGTGACGCTGGGGGCGACGCGACCGGCGCGGCCTCCGGTTGCTGA
- a CDS encoding MucR family transcriptional regulator, with protein sequence MSDQDNTEHASLLSQTVDIVSSYVSNNTVLLSDLPRLIEETYAALEAQGSDAASLDPERPRPAVPIKKSVQPDYIVCLEDGKQLKMLKRHLKTAYDMTPEEYRERWNLPSDYPMVAPNYAKRRSQLAKQIGLGTSGRSQGGGRNE encoded by the coding sequence ATGTCCGACCAAGACAATACCGAACATGCAAGCCTGCTGTCGCAGACGGTGGATATCGTCTCGTCCTATGTTTCGAATAATACAGTCCTGCTGAGCGACCTGCCGCGGCTGATCGAAGAAACGTATGCTGCGCTCGAAGCTCAGGGCAGCGATGCCGCGTCCCTCGATCCCGAGCGGCCGAGGCCTGCGGTGCCGATCAAGAAATCGGTCCAGCCCGACTACATCGTCTGTCTGGAAGACGGCAAACAGCTCAAGATGCTGAAGCGGCACCTCAAAACCGCCTACGACATGACGCCGGAAGAATACCGGGAACGCTGGAACCTGCCTTCGGACTATCCGATGGTCGCACCGAACTACGCGAAGCGCCGCAGCCAGCTCGCCAAGCAGATCGGTCTGGGCACCAGCGGGCGCAGCCAGGGCGGCGGGCGCAACGAATAG
- a CDS encoding class I SAM-dependent RNA methyltransferase, producing the protein MTGFRAEVTIESIGWRGDGVAALEGGVVHVPATAPGDRVAVALTEAGPGRFRGRLLEVLEAGPDRREPPCRHFGDCGGCALQHLAPEAYGAWKTDLLRSLLARNGLEGATVEPLHSSPPGSRRRAAFAIRRRRDDAIVGFNERHSHRVVDLAACPVVLPEITALIEPLRAWAAAALKAGDRANAHVAMTDSGLDLLVRTSARLGGAGRDALVELLARENLARVARAHPKQDGAEVLAEARPVRAVYGGFPVALAPGAFAQATADGEAALTGFVVEAAEGAASAFDLFCGSGAFALPLAGRGCSVSAADIDKAAIANLGAAARRAGLAKLHAEPRNLMRRPVPARELAEADLVVFDPPRAGAKAQAAEIAASGVPVVVAVSCDPGTFMRDARILVESGYRLTRLRPVDQFLWSPHLELAARFDFAG; encoded by the coding sequence ATGACCGGCTTCCGGGCCGAAGTGACGATCGAGAGCATCGGCTGGCGCGGCGACGGCGTGGCCGCCCTGGAAGGCGGGGTCGTCCACGTCCCCGCCACCGCGCCGGGGGACCGGGTCGCGGTCGCGCTCACCGAAGCCGGTCCCGGTCGGTTTCGCGGCCGGCTGCTGGAGGTGCTGGAGGCCGGCCCGGACCGGCGGGAGCCGCCGTGCCGGCATTTCGGCGACTGCGGCGGCTGCGCCCTGCAGCATCTGGCGCCCGAGGCCTATGGCGCGTGGAAGACGGACCTGCTGCGCAGCCTGCTCGCCCGCAACGGGCTGGAGGGCGCGACCGTCGAACCGCTGCATTCCAGCCCGCCGGGCAGCCGGCGGCGCGCCGCCTTCGCGATCCGGCGGCGGCGCGACGACGCCATCGTCGGCTTCAACGAGCGCCACAGCCATCGCGTCGTCGACCTTGCCGCCTGTCCGGTGGTCCTGCCGGAAATCACCGCCCTGATCGAACCGCTGCGCGCTTGGGCGGCAGCGGCGTTGAAAGCCGGCGACAGGGCGAACGCCCATGTCGCCATGACCGACAGCGGCCTCGACCTGCTCGTTCGTACCTCTGCCCGGCTCGGTGGTGCGGGGCGGGACGCTCTGGTCGAGCTGCTGGCCCGCGAAAATCTGGCCCGGGTGGCGCGCGCCCATCCGAAGCAGGACGGCGCCGAGGTGCTCGCAGAGGCCCGGCCGGTGCGGGCGGTCTACGGCGGCTTTCCCGTAGCGTTGGCGCCCGGCGCCTTCGCCCAGGCCACGGCGGACGGCGAGGCCGCGCTGACCGGCTTCGTCGTGGAAGCGGCGGAGGGCGCGGCCTCGGCCTTTGACCTGTTTTGCGGTTCCGGCGCCTTCGCCCTGCCGCTGGCCGGGCGCGGCTGTTCCGTCTCGGCTGCCGACATCGACAAGGCGGCCATCGCCAATCTCGGTGCGGCGGCGCGGCGCGCCGGCTTGGCGAAGCTGCACGCCGAACCGCGCAACCTGATGCGCCGGCCGGTCCCGGCGCGCGAACTGGCAGAGGCCGACCTCGTCGTCTTCGATCCGCCGCGCGCCGGGGCGAAGGCGCAGGCCGCGGAGATCGCGGCGTCCGGGGTGCCGGTCGTCGTCGCGGTGTCCTGCGACCCGGGCACCTTCATGCGCGACGCGCGGATCCTTGTCGAAAGCGGCTACCGGCTGACCCGGCTGCGGCCGGTCGATCAGTTCCTCTGGTCGCCGCATCTGGAGCTTGCGGCCCGGTTCGATTTTGCCGGATGA
- the miaB gene encoding tRNA (N6-isopentenyl adenosine(37)-C2)-methylthiotransferase MiaB, translating into MQKSVYIKTYGCQMNVYDSARMADVLAPRGYRQAEAPEDADLVILNTCHIREKAAEKVYSELGRLKRIKRERRAAGKDATIAVAGCVAQAEGAEIRRRAPAVDLVFGPQSYHRLPDLLAEARRTGSAIGQEFEADEKFDTLPEESASQGPSAFLTVQEGCDKFCTFCVVPYTRGAEYSRPAAAILAEARRMVAGGAREIALLGQNVNAYAGEAPGGIGSGAGGEVKNRAWGLGRLIRELAEVGELDRIRYTTSHPRDMDDDLIAAHADVPALMPYLHLPVQSGSDRILAAMNRKHTAADYRRTVDRLRAARPDLALSSDFIVGFPGETDKDFAATLKLVTEVGYAQAYSFKYSARPGTPAATADGQVPEAEKAARLAALQQLLEAQQAAFNHACIGRTMPVLLDRAGRKPGQMVGRSPWMQAVHVMAPPDRFGRIADIAIDRTTANSLAGHLAAAPAAPPRAPVGADRSEGVRAA; encoded by the coding sequence ATGCAGAAATCGGTCTATATCAAGACCTACGGCTGCCAGATGAATGTGTACGATTCCGCCCGCATGGCGGACGTTCTGGCGCCCCGCGGATACCGGCAGGCCGAAGCGCCGGAGGATGCCGACCTCGTCATCCTGAACACCTGCCACATCCGCGAGAAAGCGGCCGAAAAGGTCTATTCCGAACTCGGGCGGCTGAAGCGGATCAAGCGCGAACGCCGCGCTGCCGGCAAGGATGCGACGATCGCCGTCGCCGGCTGCGTCGCCCAGGCCGAAGGCGCGGAAATACGCCGGCGCGCGCCCGCGGTCGATCTGGTGTTCGGCCCGCAAAGCTATCACCGCCTGCCGGATTTGCTGGCCGAGGCCCGGCGGACCGGCAGCGCCATCGGCCAGGAATTCGAGGCCGACGAGAAGTTCGATACCCTGCCCGAGGAAAGTGCCTCCCAGGGCCCGTCGGCCTTCCTGACCGTGCAGGAAGGCTGCGACAAGTTCTGCACCTTCTGCGTCGTGCCCTACACCCGCGGCGCCGAATATTCGCGCCCGGCCGCGGCCATCCTCGCCGAAGCCCGGCGCATGGTCGCCGGGGGCGCGCGGGAGATCGCCCTGCTGGGCCAGAACGTCAACGCTTATGCCGGGGAAGCGCCCGGCGGGATTGGGAGCGGGGCCGGCGGCGAGGTCAAGAACAGAGCCTGGGGCCTCGGCCGGCTGATCCGGGAACTGGCGGAGGTCGGGGAGCTCGACCGGATCCGCTACACGACCTCGCATCCCCGGGATATGGACGACGACCTGATCGCCGCCCACGCCGACGTGCCGGCCCTGATGCCGTATCTGCATCTGCCGGTGCAGAGCGGGTCGGACCGCATCCTGGCGGCGATGAACCGGAAGCACACGGCGGCCGACTACCGGCGGACGGTCGACCGGCTGCGCGCCGCTCGGCCCGACCTGGCCCTGTCGTCGGATTTCATCGTCGGCTTTCCCGGCGAGACCGACAAGGATTTCGCGGCCACGCTGAAGCTGGTCACCGAAGTCGGCTACGCCCAGGCCTATTCCTTCAAATACAGCGCCCGGCCCGGAACGCCGGCGGCGACGGCGGACGGCCAGGTGCCCGAAGCGGAGAAGGCCGCCCGGCTGGCCGCGCTCCAGCAGCTGCTCGAGGCCCAGCAGGCCGCTTTCAACCATGCCTGCATCGGCCGGACGATGCCCGTGCTGCTCGACCGCGCCGGCCGCAAGCCCGGCCAGATGGTCGGGCGCAGCCCGTGGATGCAGGCGGTCCATGTCATGGCGCCGCCGGACCGCTTCGGCCGGATCGCCGATATCGCGATCGACCGGACGACCGCCAACAGTCTTGCCGGGCATCTGGCGGCTGCGCCTGCCGCGCCGCCGCGCGCGCCTGTCGGCGCGGACCGGTCCGAAGGGGTTCGGGCCGCGTGA
- a CDS encoding Fur family transcriptional regulator, with translation MPDRIEKLCNERGLRMTEQRRTIARVLSESEDHPDVEQVYRRAVERDPNISISTVYRTVRLFEEANILHRHDFGDGRSRYEETPEEHHDHLIDVQTGEVIEFRNDEIEQLQDRIAAELGYEIVDHRLELYARKKKGA, from the coding sequence ATGCCCGACCGGATCGAAAAGCTGTGTAACGAACGCGGCCTGCGCATGACCGAACAGCGCCGCACGATCGCGCGCGTCCTGTCCGAGAGCGAAGACCATCCCGATGTCGAGCAGGTCTACCGGCGCGCCGTCGAGCGTGATCCGAACATCAGCATTTCAACCGTCTACCGGACGGTTCGCCTGTTCGAGGAGGCCAATATCCTGCACCGTCACGATTTCGGCGACGGGCGCTCGCGCTATGAGGAAACGCCCGAGGAGCATCACGATCATCTGATCGATGTGCAGACCGGCGAGGTCATCGAATTCCGCAACGACGAGATCGAGCAGTTACAGGACCGGATCGCGGCGGAACTCGGGTATGAAATCGTCGACCACCGGCTCGAACTCTACGCCCGCAAGAAGAAGGGCGCATGA
- a CDS encoding lysophospholipid acyltransferase family protein, translating to MLYISHVRATVRLIACMAWFAVLIPVQAVNLALGRKFARKWPITVYRVFNRLLGIGLKVAGKPVKKGPVLYVVNHTSYADIPVLGALLEACFVAKAEVAGWPLFGLCAKISGTVFVDRNPRLAVRQSELLKQRLTAGDSLVLFPEGTSSDGNFVLPFRSALFSAAAIRIGDRPVVVQPVSVAYTHLDGIPMGRHLRPFFAWYGDMEMAGHLWQLLGIGRSRVEVRFHDPVNIDRFASRKDLSAWCHAVIAAGVARSLTGRDQPVGVGPPLPAVRTDAGGAAPSAGPDRAGKAAA from the coding sequence ATGCTCTATATTTCCCATGTCCGCGCCACCGTTCGCCTGATCGCCTGTATGGCCTGGTTTGCGGTGCTGATTCCCGTCCAGGCGGTCAACCTGGCGCTGGGCCGGAAATTTGCACGGAAATGGCCCATCACCGTCTATCGCGTGTTCAACCGCCTGCTCGGCATCGGGCTGAAGGTCGCCGGCAAACCGGTGAAGAAGGGCCCCGTGCTCTATGTCGTCAACCACACGTCCTATGCGGATATCCCGGTGCTCGGCGCGCTGCTCGAAGCCTGCTTCGTCGCCAAGGCGGAGGTCGCCGGCTGGCCGCTGTTCGGCCTCTGCGCGAAGATCAGCGGCACCGTATTCGTCGACCGTAACCCGCGCCTTGCCGTCCGCCAGTCCGAACTGCTGAAGCAGCGGCTGACCGCGGGCGACAGCCTGGTCCTGTTTCCCGAGGGCACCAGCAGCGACGGCAATTTCGTCCTGCCGTTCCGCAGCGCCCTGTTCAGCGCCGCCGCCATCCGGATCGGCGACAGGCCGGTCGTCGTCCAGCCGGTCTCCGTGGCCTACACCCATCTGGACGGCATTCCGATGGGCCGGCATCTACGGCCGTTCTTCGCCTGGTACGGCGACATGGAGATGGCCGGGCATCTCTGGCAGCTGCTGGGCATCGGCCGGTCGCGGGTCGAGGTCCGGTTCCACGATCCGGTGAACATCGACCGGTTCGCCTCGCGCAAGGACCTGTCGGCCTGGTGCCACGCCGTGATCGCTGCCGGAGTCGCCCGGTCGCTGACCGGGCGGGACCAGCCCGTCGGCGTCGGGCCGCCACTGCCGGCGGTCCGTACCGACGCCGGGGGAGCCGCGCCGTCCGCCGGGCCGGATCGGGCGGGAAAGGCCGCCGCTTGA
- the ybeY gene encoding rRNA maturation RNase YbeY, whose amino-acid sequence MTAPQIAFDLAPNCWRIADGDAEALCRRAVRAAAAALPGLDLAGWELGLTITDDRAIRALNRDHRGLDRPTNVLSFPLDMPAPGGDAPDRNRPPGGLLGDIVLSGETVLREADSLGRTPADHLTHLAVHGMLHLLGYDHGTASEAARMEQMEIAILAGLGVANPYAGSHEAGPPLEHLELENA is encoded by the coding sequence ATGACGGCCCCGCAGATTGCGTTCGATCTCGCCCCGAACTGCTGGCGGATTGCCGACGGCGATGCCGAAGCCCTGTGCCGGAGGGCGGTCCGCGCCGCGGCCGCGGCGCTGCCCGGCCTGGACCTGGCCGGATGGGAGCTCGGGCTCACGATCACCGACGATCGGGCAATTCGCGCCCTCAACCGGGACCACCGGGGACTCGACCGGCCGACGAATGTGCTGTCCTTCCCCCTCGATATGCCGGCGCCGGGGGGCGACGCCCCGGATCGGAACCGCCCTCCCGGCGGCCTGCTGGGCGATATCGTCCTCTCCGGCGAGACCGTGCTGCGCGAGGCCGACAGCCTCGGGCGGACGCCCGCCGATCATCTGACCCACCTCGCGGTTCACGGCATGCTGCATCTGCTGGGCTACGATCACGGCACCGCCTCCGAGGCCGCGCGGATGGAGCAGATGGAGATCGCAATTCTGGCTGGATTGGGCGTCGCCAATCCCTATGCTGGTTCACACGAGGCAGGGCCTCCCCTGGAGCATCTGGAATTGGAAAATGCCTGA
- a CDS encoding NifU family protein: MFIQTAETPNPVTLKFLPGRTVLEQGTADFPTAEAADGRSPLAEALFGIDGVAGVFLGSDFITVTKAGHSDWPLLKPPVLGVIMEHFTAGRPVMAPERAETGDEMPGADDDDPVVQQIRELIDTRVRPAVAMDGGDIQFHGFDSGVVYLTMQGACSGCPSSTMTLKAGIENMLRHYVPEVHEVRAVY, encoded by the coding sequence ATGTTCATCCAGACCGCCGAAACGCCGAACCCGGTGACCCTGAAATTCCTGCCCGGCCGCACGGTGCTGGAGCAGGGTACCGCCGACTTTCCGACAGCGGAGGCGGCGGACGGGCGCTCGCCGCTCGCCGAGGCGCTATTCGGCATCGACGGCGTCGCCGGCGTGTTCCTGGGCTCGGATTTCATCACCGTCACCAAGGCCGGCCACTCCGACTGGCCCTTGCTCAAGCCGCCGGTGCTCGGCGTGATCATGGAGCATTTCACGGCCGGCCGGCCGGTCATGGCGCCGGAGCGGGCCGAAACGGGCGACGAGATGCCCGGCGCGGACGACGACGATCCGGTGGTGCAGCAGATCCGCGAGCTGATCGATACCCGGGTCCGCCCGGCCGTCGCAATGGACGGCGGCGACATCCAGTTCCACGGCTTCGACAGCGGCGTGGTCTATCTCACCATGCAGGGCGCCTGCTCGGGCTGTCCGAGTTCGACGATGACGCTCAAGGCGGGCATCGAGAACATGCTGCGCCACTATGTGCCGGAGGTGCACGAAGTCCGGGCGGTCTATTGA
- a CDS encoding malonic semialdehyde reductase, protein MTADPATLDLILRGARSFDRYTDRPVSDETLAAVWDLTKWGPTSANGQPARILFLKSQDQKERLRPALSATNLEKTLAAPVVAIVAHDTRFFEHLPRYFPKAPGARSWFEGKPHAGITAFRNGTLQGAYFLIAARALGLDCGPMSGFDNAVVDAEFFPDGRLQSNFLCCLGYGDRSALKEQAPRMSFDEACEIL, encoded by the coding sequence ATGACCGCCGACCCGGCGACGCTCGACCTGATCCTGCGCGGCGCCCGATCCTTCGACCGCTACACCGACAGGCCGGTGTCCGACGAAACGCTGGCCGCCGTGTGGGACCTGACGAAATGGGGGCCGACCAGCGCCAACGGCCAGCCGGCGCGCATCCTGTTCCTGAAATCGCAGGATCAGAAAGAGCGGCTTCGCCCGGCCCTGTCCGCGACCAATCTCGAAAAGACCCTGGCCGCTCCGGTCGTCGCCATCGTCGCGCACGACACCCGCTTCTTCGAACATCTGCCGCGCTATTTCCCCAAGGCGCCCGGTGCCCGGTCGTGGTTCGAGGGTAAGCCCCACGCCGGCATCACCGCGTTCCGCAACGGCACGCTCCAGGGCGCCTATTTCCTTATTGCCGCGCGGGCGCTCGGGCTGGATTGCGGGCCGATGTCCGGCTTCGACAATGCCGTGGTCGACGCCGAGTTCTTCCCTGACGGCCGGCTCCAGTCGAATTTCCTGTGCTGCCTCGGCTACGGCGACCGGTCCGCCCTCAAGGAACAGGCGCCGCGCATGTCTTTCGACGAGGCCTGCGAAATCCTCTAG
- a CDS encoding hemolysin family protein — translation MPEDSGDAQESASSDSSTGRTAGGPAAPAPAAGLPAVAGNGHREPAAPAGASSRPARGPIQRFLRSLRRPRNGEQIRDTIGELLDDAGGPQAPMAADERRLIHNILQLHDLTVRDVMVPRADITAVDLSTGLPELIELARSETHSRLPVYRGTLDEIAGMVHIKDVLPYWSKRRSFKLEKIVRKPLFAAPSMSVLDLLAEMRDTRIHLALVVDEYGGIDGLVTIEDLVEEIVGEIEDEHDDAESPKIEEVRPGIAEADARARLEDLEALYGDLLTDEERDDIDTIGGLVFLLANRVPTRGELISHSSGIELEVLQADPRRIHRVRLRRLPARRAEDSSAH, via the coding sequence ATGCCTGAAGATTCGGGCGACGCGCAGGAAAGCGCGTCCTCTGACAGTAGCACCGGCCGGACCGCCGGAGGCCCCGCCGCGCCGGCTCCGGCGGCCGGCCTGCCCGCCGTAGCCGGCAACGGCCATCGCGAACCGGCCGCGCCTGCCGGCGCGTCGTCCAGGCCGGCGCGCGGCCCAATCCAGCGCTTTCTGCGCAGTCTGCGCCGGCCGCGCAACGGCGAGCAGATCCGGGATACGATCGGCGAACTGCTCGATGACGCCGGCGGCCCGCAGGCGCCCATGGCGGCCGACGAACGGCGGCTGATCCACAATATCCTCCAATTGCACGATCTGACGGTACGCGACGTGATGGTGCCCCGGGCGGACATAACGGCGGTCGACCTGTCGACCGGCCTGCCGGAGCTGATCGAACTGGCGCGCAGCGAGACCCATTCCCGCCTGCCGGTCTACCGCGGCACGCTCGACGAGATCGCCGGCATGGTGCACATCAAGGATGTGTTGCCCTACTGGAGCAAGCGGCGCAGTTTCAAGCTTGAGAAAATCGTGCGCAAGCCGCTGTTCGCGGCGCCGTCGATGAGCGTGCTCGATCTGCTGGCGGAGATGCGCGACACCCGGATTCATCTCGCGCTGGTCGTCGACGAATATGGCGGGATCGACGGGCTGGTCACCATCGAGGATCTGGTCGAGGAAATTGTCGGCGAGATCGAAGACGAGCACGACGACGCCGAAAGCCCGAAAATCGAGGAAGTCCGCCCCGGGATCGCCGAGGCGGATGCCAGGGCCCGGCTCGAAGATCTGGAAGCGCTGTATGGCGATCTGCTGACCGACGAGGAACGCGACGATATCGATACCATCGGCGGGCTGGTCTTTCTTCTCGCCAACCGCGTGCCGACCCGCGGCGAACTGATTTCCCATTCGAGCGGCATCGAGCTGGAGGTGCTGCAGGCCGATCCGCGGCGCATCCATCGGGTGCGGCTGCGCAGGTTGCCGGCGCGGCGGGCGGAAGACAGCAGCGCACATTGA